Proteins from a single region of Aythya fuligula isolate bAytFul2 chromosome 3, bAytFul2.pri, whole genome shotgun sequence:
- the ZBTB2 gene encoding zinc finger and BTB domain-containing protein 2, translated as MQGVQTLEENNHREIYCGTCVSTVKFYMKVVCFSECKKMDLANHGLILLQQLNAQREFGFLCDCTVAIGDVYFKAHKSVLASFSNYFKMLFVHQTSECVRLKATDIQPDIFSYLLHLMYTGKMAPQLIDPVRLEQGIKFLHAYPLIQEASLASQGTFSHPDQVFPLASSLYGIQIADHQIRHPTKVTSATDKLGREPRPQTSRMTQEQVSEGSQLSQLATTMPQVTRTNMTTSDPLPSSLSPELVSAAGNNSPAGEEANMEASSSDEQPSSLTIAHVKPSIMKRNGSFPKYYACHLCGRRFNLRSSLREHLQIHTGVPFTSSQQGESNISLSLCNNTAEKDAMEVPEAGMISDSELQQISDSPIIDGQQQSETPPPSDIADIDNLEQADQEREVKRRKYECSICGRKFIQKSHWREHMYIHTGKPFKCSTCDKSFCRANQAARHVCLNQSMDTYTMVDKQTLELCTFEEGSQMDNMLVQTNKPYKCNLCDKTFSTPNEVVKHSCQNQNSVFTLEEDRSILLGAGDTEATETENSVLASIKKEQEAVLLD; from the exons ATGCAAGGCGTACAGACATTAGAGGAAAATAACCACAGAGAGATCTACTGTGGCACCTGTGTATCTACTGTTAAGTTTTACATGAAAGTCGTTTGCTTTTCAGAGTGTAAAAAAATGGATTTGGCCAACCATGGACTTATTCTGCTGCAGCAACTAAATGCTCAGAGAGAGTTTGGTTTCCTGTGTGACTGCACGGTTGCAATCGGGGATGTCTACTTCAAGGCACACAAGTCGGTCCTTGCTTCTTTCTCCAACTACTTCAAGATGCTCTTTGTTCACCAAACCAG TGAATGTGTCCGTTTGAAAGCGACTGACATACAGCCAGATATCTTCAGTTATCTCTTGCATCTGATGTACACCGGGAAGATGGCACCGCAACTCATTGACCCAGTTCGACTAGAACAGGGAATAAAGTTTCTGCATGCGTATCCACTCATTCAGGAGGCCAGCCTTGCAAGTCAGGGAACTTTTTCTCACCCGGATCAAGTTTTTCCATTAGCATCTTCATTATATGGCATTCAGATTGCAGATCACCAGATAAGACATCCCACTAAAGTTACATCAGCAACTGACAAACTCGGGCGAGAACCAAGGCCACAGACTTCACGGATGACCCAAGAGCAGGTTTCGGAAGGCTCGCAGCTCTCGCAGTTAGCTACAACTATGCCACAAGTGACCCGGACAAATATGACCACTTCTGACCCCTTGCCATCATCTTTATCCCCGGAATTGGTATCCGCTGCCGGTAATAATTCACCTGCGGGAGAAGAGGCCAACATGGAAGCATCTTCTTCGGATGAACAGCCTTCTTCGCTCACAATAGCACACGTCAAGCCAAGCATTATGAAAAGGAACGGGAGCTTCCCAAAATACTATGCCTGCCACCTCTGCGGTCGACGGTTCAACTTGCGCAGTAGTTTGCGAGAGCACCTGCAGATCCACACAGGAGTTCCCTTCACGTCGAGCCAGCAGGGAGAAAGTAatatttctttgtctctctgtAACAACACGGCTGAAAAAGATGCCATGGAAGTGCCTGAAGCCGGGATGATTAGTGACAGTGAGCTGCAGCAGATCTCAGACTCTCCAATAATTGATGGGCAGCAGCAATCAGAGACACCGCCCCCCTCAGATATTGCAGACATAGACAACTTGGAGCAGGCAGATCAAGAGAGGGAAGTAAAAAGACGGAAATACGAGTGTTCCATCTGTGGGCGcaaatttattcagaaaagcCACTGGAGGGAGCACATGTACATACACACTGGCAAACCCTTCAAGTGCAGCACTTGTGACAAAAGCTTTTGTAGGGCTAACCAGGCTGCCAGACACGTGTGCCTAAACCAGAGCATGGACACGTACACGATGGTGGACAAACAGACTCTGGAACTCTGTACTTTTGAGGAAGGCAGTCAAATGGACAACATGCTAGTACAGACCAACAAGCCCTACAAATGTAACTTGTgtgacaaaacattttcaactCCCAATGAAGTAGTCAAACATTCGTGCCAAAATCAAAACTCTGTCTTTACGCTAGAAGAAGATCGCTCCATTCTGCTAGGTGCTGGGGACACAGAAGCCACAGAGACTGAAAACTCAGTGTTAGCCTCCATCAAAAAGGAGCAGGAAGCAGTGTTGTTAGACTGA